The window GGCTCAAAAACCCAACCCCTACAAAGGAAATGTAGCTAAATATATTGTAAGtacaatatttattttctctacTTGCCTCGTCACCTTAAAAGTGTAATCAGAAGGTCAGAAGTTTGGAACAATGTTTGTGCCTTTGTTTCTGggcaaaaacaaaagaacagAAGTTTGGTCTGGGCTTCAAAGGCTGGGCCTAAGTGGGTTTATAGTGTCCGCCCGCACACCgccttaagaaaataaagagaagtAGAAACTAGAAAGGTGAAGGGCAACCAGTTTCCGCTTCATATATAAACGCCGCATTCGCATGGTTTCTGCTCATCGGCTCTGCTGAGAAACACTGCTTCCGCATCGGTGGGTCTCAAGGTTTCTCGTAAGGCATCCAGCACTAGCAGCCTCCGAAAATGGTCTGTCCcaagtttttctttatgtGTTTTTTGTCCCTCTTTTCTCGTCATCCTATTCTTGCCTTTGATTAGTGCTCGCTCTTTCATGGTTTCATGTTGCTGATTTCCAATTCCTTTACTACTTTTTTGGTTGCTTGGAAGCTTTAAGGAGAAATAGAAAATTCTATGACTTTTTATGTTTCACTTCTTGCTGTTGTTTGCTTTGAACTTGAACTTAGCTAGGTGGGATGGAAACACTTGTTTGGTTTTTTGGCCTTGTTGGCGGTTTATgatttttctattaattttcTAGTTTGGGTTTCCCTTCTGGGGTagttttatattgtttttaatgGAACCTGAGTTTTGGGGTGTTACAATGTGATGTTAGGTTCTCCAAAACGACATTGATTTGTTGAATCCTCCGGCAGAGCTTGAGAAGAAGAAGCACAAGCTCAAGCGTCTCGTTCAGTCCCCCAATTCTTTCTTCATGGTAATTTTTGGCTTTCTTTCTTGTCATATCATATTTGCTCTTCCTGGttgattgtttgaataaatttGTTGCCTTTTAGGATGTCTGAGAAATTTTCCTTAACAAAAATTTGATGTACTGTGAAAAGCTTTGACCTTTTGATCTGTGTGTATTTGTATATGCTGGATTAACTTGTTCTTTTGATCTTTGTGAAGGATGTGAAATGTCAAGGCTGCTTCAACATGTAAGTTCATATTATCTGATTTCTGTTTTGATGTttagattttgttttgaagTATATATGGGGTTTCATTCTCAATTTTCTGCTTTATAATTTGCAGAACCACTGTATTTAGCCACTCTCAAACTGTTGTGGTGTGTGGTAACTGCCAGACGGTTTTGTGCCAGCCTACTGGTGGTAGAGCTAGACTCACAGAGGGATGCTCTTTTAGGAAAAAGGGAGACTGATGGCTATGATTGGAAGCGTTTCAAATGTTCTTGAATGGGAATGGTAGTGGCTGTGCCTTATGATGTGATTATTATTAGGTTTTGATGAGACTTCGTTATGCTTTTGATCTAGAATTGTTTAATGTAGGGAATGGTTTTGTTTCGATGAACGTTTTAAGTTGATGCATTATCCTGGTTCGTTAATCCTAATTTATCATCTTCACTTCTGGTTCGAATTTCCACCCACCTAGGTTCGAATGATAGAGCAGGTTTCAAAATTCTAATATCTTCATTTGATTGTGCTGGCTCTAGATTTTCTGTATTATTTTTGTGCACTTGAGAAACAATTAGGCTAGCCGGGTGGTTCCTGCAGCTCAATGTCATGCTACAGGTTATCTTGTTTGCAAAGAGTGCTGTCTTTCCTAGGCTGCGCTGCATATGTCAGTGGCCTATCGGCAAATAGCAGGGCGAAGTTTGTTTTCATGCAAGAACTACTAAGTAAAACCTTTTCATATGAGATTTAGAACGAAGGCTACTTGAGAATTTTGAACTTGAGATGTTTATGTGGAATCCCACGGTCGTGCAAAATCAATTGTAATGTTCTTTCATTGACATTGAGAGACCATGTATCTATTATTATGCTTATGGATTTGTAAACTGTGCTTGGAGAATGGTTTGGCAGCTAGGCTTTGGACCTTGGCAAAGGAGTTGCTTGTGGTGGTAGTAGAAGAGAATTGCTTTTGTTCCCAATCTTCTACCTAAGAAACTCTATTCTATTAACTTTAAAGTGGGACACGATTTACTCGAGATGGGCAAAAAGCTTATGATTTTATGCATATAAATACAGATTGATACGTTATGGTATTAACGAAATAATATAGATATGTAACAgaattaaccaaaaataatataGATCGATACAATAAATATAATACAGGTGCAAAAAGAAGTGATATGTTTTCGAGTTTTATAGTTTAATTACTTCAGATTTTTTAAGTGtgatattcaaaaaaaatttaaaattattcaggtaaaattatttttttattatattaaatcaagttaatcaaataaattcttataattaatagttgattaattgaCATTGATATCAATAGTAATTTtgtaaagtataaaaaatatacatgATCATGTTATCATTTATTATGACATGTTAACATGTCACGTTGCATTTTGAAATGTTAACATGTCACGTTAGTactatttttacattttgactaagtcaatctttattcataaaaatttatttgattaaaaataaaaatcaaaatatttgtttgaacataataaaaaaataaaaacttagttgaatttttttaaatagtttagagacttttgtaaatattatgtcttttatttatttattttagttaaaatataaaaattactttttatgGTTAATTTTAAGATTTAGATTATAGGTAAaagattatattaaaaaaaaaatcagattcACACTTTTGATTTCACCATATTAAatgtttcttaatttttaattaataaattaacataaaaatacatgttttttatttgaaaatatatattattaaaaaacatattgaaagtttgaattaaaaaaataattatctttatacatattatttataattacttttaaaaattcatttatcatatcataatACTCTAtacttaatattaaaaattaaaattaattaaaagaaaaaaaaacttcattaATATTAGTTATGGATTGTCCATCGGTCCTCTCTAAACTAGGGTTTGGGAGAGGTTTGCCTTGAGTCTCAAGGTAGCCgccaaaattattttcttattttggcTACTTGGTATTGGG is drawn from Theobroma cacao cultivar B97-61/B2 chromosome 4, Criollo_cocoa_genome_V2, whole genome shotgun sequence and contains these coding sequences:
- the LOC18601152 gene encoding 40S ribosomal protein S27-2, whose protein sequence is MVLQNDIDLLNPPAELEKKKHKLKRLVQSPNSFFMDVKCQGCFNITTVFSHSQTVVVCGNCQTVLCQPTGGRARLTEGCSFRKKGD